From Tachypleus tridentatus isolate NWPU-2018 chromosome 8, ASM421037v1, whole genome shotgun sequence, a single genomic window includes:
- the LOC143222346 gene encoding uncharacterized protein LOC143222346, translated as MPDHQESENEAEAQTRAIIKISTDECVATSPTEVRDYAISYVQDIVTKGVVIAENNEENSVPTSTELQEYAVSYVKEILAQSVSIAEKRIAVKDDSTSPEDKRKLSGPWYQRLRVTIRHFGRRVFTCTGRTKREEGN; from the exons ATGCCTGATCATCAGGAGTCAGAGAACGAGGCAGAAGCCCAAACACGCGCAATCATTAAAATATCC ACGGACGAATGTGTGGCTACAAGTCCGACCGAAGTCAGGGACTACGCCATATCCTACGTTCAAGATATAGTAACTAAAGGAGTTGTCATTGCAGAAAAC AATGAAGAAAACAGTGTTCCTACGTCAACTGAACTACAAGAATATGCAGTGTCTTATGTCAAAGAAATATTAGCCCAGAGTGTCTCAATCGCTGAGAAG CGTATTGCTGTGAAAGACGATTCTACCTCCCCag AAGACAAGCGGAAATTATCTGGTCCCTGGTACCAACGGCTGCGTGTAACCATCAGACATTTTGGACGTCGTGTTTTCACGTGCACTGGTCGAACGAAGAGAGAAGAAGGAAATTAG